The following proteins are co-located in the Camelina sativa cultivar DH55 chromosome 12, Cs, whole genome shotgun sequence genome:
- the LOC104732870 gene encoding protein OSCA1-like gives MLLHYILVFFGLAYIVYRHQIINVYNQEYESAAAFWPDVHGRVISALIISQLLLMDLLATKRAALAAPFLIALPVITIGFHRFSKGRYEPAFIRYPLEEAMMKDTLERAREPNLNLKGYLQDAYIHPVFKGGDDDDDSDVVGKLEDEVIIVPTKRQLRRNTPAPSRVSGESSPSLAVINGKEV, from the exons ATGCTTCTTCATTATATCTTAGTCTTCTTCGGTCTTGCTTACATCGTGTACCGCCATCAG ATAATAAATGTGTATAACCAAGAGTACGAGAGCGCTGCTGCGTTTTGGCCAGATGTTCATGGACGGGTTATATCGGCATTGATTATATCTCAGTTGCTTCTGATGGATTTGTTGGCTACAAAACGTGCCGCTTTAGCTGCACCGTTTCTCATTGCTCTTCCAGTGATTACTATTGGTTTCCACCGCTTCAGTAAAGGCCGTTATGAACCCGCCTTTATCCGTTACCCTTTAGAG GAAGCTATGATGAAAGATACATTGGAAAGAGCAAGAGAGCCGAATCTGAACTTGAAAGGCTACTTGCAAGACGCTTATATTCATCCGGTTTTCAAAGGCGGTGACGACGACGATGACAGTGACGTGGTCGGGAAATTGGAGGATGAAGTCATCATAGTGCCAACGAAACGCCAATTGCGGAGGAACACTCCGGCACCAAGCAGAGTTAGCGGTGAATCTTCTCCATCTTTGGCCGTTATTAACGGTAAAGAAGTCTAG